In Vibrio sp. NTOU-M3, the following proteins share a genomic window:
- a CDS encoding AAA family ATPase: MSSGESILLYSFTQIIAETKKESLVLFDEPELHLHPRAISNIIPAINEMLWMLNAYAIVATHSPIILQQIPSKFVRVFDNYSGQLTTRTLEIETLGENLNAITHEVFNTFESEQPYKQILKSLSLKYSNEEINDIFDGKLSLSCQLYLESLR; this comes from the coding sequence TTGAGTTCTGGTGAAAGTATTCTTTTATACTCTTTCACTCAAATAATAGCTGAGACAAAGAAAGAATCACTTGTTTTGTTCGATGAACCCGAACTACATCTTCACCCAAGAGCTATTTCAAATATAATACCAGCTATAAATGAGATGCTATGGATGTTAAATGCATATGCCATAGTTGCAACACATTCGCCGATTATTCTTCAGCAAATTCCCTCCAAGTTCGTTCGTGTTTTCGATAACTATAGCGGTCAACTAACGACACGAACACTTGAGATAGAGACACTGGGAGAAAACCTCAATGCTATAACACATGAAGTTTTTAACACTTTCGAATCGGAACAACCTTACAAACAAATACTTAAAAGTTTGTCGTTAAAATATTCCAATGAAGAAATCAACGATATTTTTGATGGAAAGTTGAGCTTAAGTTGTCAATTGTATTTAGAGAGCCTTCGTTGA